A window from Plectropomus leopardus isolate mb chromosome 3, YSFRI_Pleo_2.0, whole genome shotgun sequence encodes these proteins:
- the acer1 gene encoding alkaline ceramidase 1, with the protein MGGVYFSEKMAGVFSYESSEIDWCEDNYKHSEHVVEYFNTMSSFVFFIISPIMIYLLHPYAKERNLAIHMVWTMMIFVGLFSAYFHMTLSFVGQMLDELSILWVLAVGYSVWFPRRLFPSFIKDRSTFSSLVLVITVISTLSSFVKPTANAYALNCFGLHMLYVLAVEMRCCTDQKALRLAKLSVALWVLAISCWISDRFGCSFWQRLNFCYLHGIWHILIVIAVAYGSTLIAYLDANYEIPYSLPGLQYWPCDKWAVGLPHIVLKGTTKTQKRC; encoded by the exons ATGGGAG GCGTCTACTTCAGTGAAAAGATGGCAGGAGTTTTCTCCTACGAGAGCTCAGAAATCGACTGGTGTGAAGACAACTACAAACACTCTGAACATGTAGTGGAGTACTTCAACACT ATGAGCagctttgttttcttcattataTCTCCCATCATGATCTACCTTCTGCACCCTTATGCCAAAGAGAGGAACCTGGCGATTCACATGGTCTGGACCATGATGATATTTGTAG GGCTCTTCTCAGCGTACTTCCACATGACGCTTAGTTTTGTTGGCCAGATGTTGGACGAGCTGTCCATCCTTTGGGTGTTGGCGGTGGGATATTCTGTCTGGTTCCCCCGCAGACTCTTCCCTTCTTTTATCAAAGACAG GTCCACATTTTCAAGCCTTGTCCTGGTGATTACTGTCATCTCCACATTGTCATCATTTGTCAAACCTACAGCCAATGCCTACGCTTTAAACTGCTTCGGCCTCCATATGCTTTATGTTCTGGCTGTTGAGATGAGATG cTGCACTGACCAGAAGGCTCTGCGCCTGGCCAAGCTGTCGGTGGCTCTGTGGGTGCTCGCCATCTCCTGCTGGATTAGTGACCGTTTTGGCTGTAGCTTCTGGCAGAGGCTAAACTTCTGCTACTTGCACGGGATCTG GCACATTCTGATTGTGATAGCTGTGGCCTATGGCAGCACCCTGATAGCTTACCTGGATGCCAACTATGAGATACCGTACTCTCTGCCCGGACTGCAGTACTGGCCGTGTGATAAATGGGCTGTTGGATTACCTCACATTGTCCTCAAGGGCACTACCAAAACACAGAAACGATGCTAA
- the myo1f gene encoding unconventional myosin-If, with product MAKYHWQSQNVKQSGVDDMVLLSKINEDAIVENLKKRYMDDYIFTYIGPVLISVNPFKQMPYFTDREIELYQGAAQYENPPHIYALSDNMYRNMMIDGENQCVIISGESGAGKTVAAKYIMGYISKVSGGGSKVQHVKDIILQSNPLLEAFGNAKTVRNNNSSRFGKYFEIQFSRGGEPDGGKISNFLLEKSRVVSQNENERNFHIYYQLIEGANAQQKEGLGIMTPDYYYYLNQSGTYKVDGTNDSKDFQETMEAMHVIGIPADIQNQVLQIVAGILHLGNISFIEAGNYGQVESTDLLAFPAYLLGIDPSRLQDKLTSRKMESKWAGKCESINVTLNQEQATYTRDALAKALYARLFDYLVEAINKAIQKPHEEFSIGVLDIYGFEIFQRNGFEQFCINFVNEKLQQIFIELTLKAEQEEYVQEGIKWTPIEYFNNKIVCDLIENKLNPPGIMSVLDDVCATMHAKGEGADGTLLQKLQAAVGTHEHFNSWNSGFNIHHYAGKVSYDINGFCERNRDVLFPDLIELMQSSEYNFICSLFPENLNNEKKGRPTTASSKIKKQANDLVKTLMKCTPHYIRCIKPNETKRPKDWEESRVRHQVEYLGLRENIRVRRAGFAYRRVFNKFLMRYAILTAETWPCWRGPEQQGVLHLLRSVNMDNDQYQMGRTKVFVKNPESLFLLEEMRERKFDTFARIIQKSWRRYIARKKYEQMREEASDILYNSKERRKNSINRNFVGDYLGLEQRPELRQFLAKRERVDFADSVNKFDRRFKSIKRDLILTPKGIYLIGREKVKKGPEKGQIQEVLKRKLEFGSISGVSLSTRQDDFFILHEAQYDSLLESNFKTEFLSLLSKRYEDVTKRKLTISFTDRLEFRVKKEGWGGGGCRVVVFQRGQGDLAQLKPGGKTLTITVGDGLPKSSKPTRKSAPQSRGGGRNHDGSRAHQNGAAKFSRAPHNQPSDITYSSPHKQGRPPSTALPKLGSQRVPRVPAHNQHNQGNMDFLNVPDQGMSGKQRRRSINQRPPPAPKPQPRPQGPRCRALYQYIGQDTDEISFEVNDVFDLVKEDPSGWWTGRIRGREGLFPGNYVEKI from the exons ATG GCGAAGTACCACTGGCAGAGTCAAAATGTGAAGCAAAGCGGAGTGGACGACATGGTCCTGCTGTCCAAGATCAATGAGGATGCCATTGTGGAAAACCTCAAGAAAAGATACATGGACGACTACATCTTT ACATACATCGGTCCTGTGCTGATATCAGTTAACCCGTTCAAACAGATGCCCTACTTCACCGACAGGGAGATTGAACTGTACCAAGGAGCT GCCCAATATGAGAATCCTCCGCACATCTACGCGTTGTCTGACAACATGTACAGAAACATGATGATTGACGGAGAGAATCAGTGTGTCATCATCAG CGGTGAGAGCGGTGCTGGAAAGACAGTGGCTGCCAAATACATCATGGGTTACATTTCCAAAGTTTCTGGAGGAGGATCAAAAGTTCAG CATGTAAAAGACATCATCCTGCAGTCTAATCCTCTGCTGGAAGCCTTTGGTAATGCCAAGACTGTCCGCAACAACAACTCCAGTCGTTTT GGGAAATACTTTGAGATTCAgttcagcagaggaggagagccaGACGGGGGCAAAATCTCAAACTTCCTGCTGGAGAAATCAAGGGTGGTGAGCCAGAATGAGAACGAGAGGAACTTCCACATATACTATCAG TTGATAGAGGGCGCCAACGCTCAGCAGAAAGAGGGCCTGGGCATCATGACCCcagactactactactacctcAACCAGTCTGGGACCTACAAGGTTGATGGGACCAACGATAGCAAAGACTTCCAAGAGACTATG GAAGCCATGCACGTGATCGGGATCCCAGCGGACATCCAGAATCAGGTGCTGCAAATTGTTGCAGGCATCCTCCACCTGGGAAACATCAGCTTCATTGAGGCAGGCAACTATGGGCAAGTGGAGAGCACAGACT TGCTCGCCTTCCCCGCCTATCTGCTGGGTATTGACCCCAGCCGTTTGCAGGACAAGCTGACCAGCCGCAAGATGGAGTCAAAGTGGGCTGGGAAGTGTGAGTCCATTAATGTGACCCTGAACCAGGAGCAGGCCACCTACACAAGAGACGCCCTGGCCAAAGCCCTCTATGCACGACTCTTTGACTACCTGGTGGAG GCTATAAATAAAGCCATTCAAAAACCACATGAAGAATTCAGTATCGGAGTACTTGACATTTACGGCTTTGAGATATTCCAG AGAAATGGCTTTGAGCAGTTCTGCATCAACTTTGTCAACGAGAAACTGCAACAGATCTTCATTGAACTGACTCTGAAGGCTGAGCAG GAAGAGTATGTGCAGGAGGGCATCAAGTGGACTCCAATCGAGTACTTCAACAACAAAATTGTGTGCGATCTCATTGAAAATAAATTG AACCCTCCTGGCATAATGAGTGTGCTGGATGATGTGTGTGCCACCATGCATGCCAAAGGAGAGGGTGCAGATGGGACGCTGCTGCAGAAACTGCAGGCCGCTGTGGGAACACATGAACATTTCAACAGCTGGAACTCTGGCTTCAACATACATCACTACGCTGGCAAG GTGTCATACGATATCAACGGCTTCTGCGAGAGAAACCGGGATGTGCTGTTCCCTGACCTCATTGAGCTCATGCAAAGCAGCGAATA TAACTTCATCTGTAGCTTGTTCCCTGAAAACCTCAACAACGAGAAGAAAGGCAGGCCAACCACAGCCAGCTCAAAGATCAAG AAACAAGCTAATGATCTGGTGAAAACGCTGATGAAATGTACTCCGCACTATATCCGCTGCATCAAACCCAATGAGACAAAAAGGCCGAAAGACtgggaggagagcag GGTTAGGCATCAGGTCGAATACCTCGGACTGCGGGAAAACATTCGTGTGAGAAGGGCTGGATTCGCGTACCGCAGAGTCTTCAACAAGTTTCTGATGAG GTATGCCATTCTGACAGCTGAGACGTGGCCGTGTTGGAGGGGTCCAGAGCAGCAAGGGGTCCTTCACCTCCTCCGCTCAGTCAACATGGATAACGACCAGTACCAGATGGGACGCACCAAGGTTTTTGTCAAGAACCCTGAATCA CTTTTCCTGCTGGAGGAGATGAGGGAGAGGAAGTTTGACACTTTTGCTCGGATCATTCAGAAATCCTGGAGAAGATATATTGCCAGGAAGAAGTATGAACAGATGAGGGAGGAGG CTTCAGACATCCTGTACAACTCGAAGGAGCGGAGGAAGAACAGCATCAACAGAAACTTTGTCGGAGACTACCTCGGCCTGGAGCAGAGGCCTGAGCTGCGGCAGTTCCTGGCCAAGAGGGAGCGTGTTGACTTTGCTGATTCTGTCAACAAGTTTGATCGCAGGTTCAAG TCTATCAAGAGAGATTTGATCTTGACCCCCAAAGGAATCTATCTGATTGGTCGAGAGAAGGTAAAGAAAGGACCTGAGAAGGGACAGATACAGGAGGTGCTCAAACGAAAACTGGAATTTGGAAGCATCAGTGGTGTCTCTCTCAG TACAAGACAGGATGATTTCTTCATCCTACATGAGGCCCAGTACGACAGCCTGCTCGAGTCCAACTTTAAGACTGAGTTCCTCAGCCTGCTGTCAAAACGCTACGAGGACGTGACCAAGAGAAAACTGACAATCTCCTTCACTGACAG GCTGGAGTTCAGAGTGAAGAAAGAGGGCTGGGGTGGAGGAGGCTGCAGGGTGGTGGTGTTTCAGAGGGGGCAGGGGGACCTGGCCCAGCTCAAACCTGGAGGAAAGACCCTCACCATCACAGTAGGAGACGGTCTGCCTAAGTCCTCCA AGCCAACCAGGAAGAGTGCTCCACAGTCTCGTGGTGGAGGGAGAAATCATGATGGCAGCCGAG CACACCAAAATGGAGCAGCTAAGTTTTCCAGAGCCCCTCACAATCAGCCATCAGATATCACATATTCGTCCCCGCACAAACAGGGCAGGCCACCCAGCACAGCCCTGCCCAAACTGGGCTCCCAGAGAGTGCCCCGAGTCCCAGCCCACAACCAGCACAACCAGGGGAACATGGACTTCCTTAATGTGCCTGACCAGGGCATGTCAGG GAAGCAGAGGAGAAGGAGCATCAATCAGcgacctcctcctgctcctaaACCACAGCCTCGACCTCAGGGTCCTCGCTGCCGAGCACTGTATCAGTACATCGGGCAGGACACGGACGAGATCAGCTTTGAGGTCAACGACGTGTTCGACCTTGTCAAAGAAG ATCCATCAGGCTGGTGGACGGGCAGGATCAGAGGACGGGAGGGTCTCTTTCCTGGTAACTATGTGGAAAAGATTTGA